A window from Staphylococcus succinus encodes these proteins:
- the cidR gene encoding cidABC operon transcriptional activator CidR, with amino-acid sequence MDIKQMKYFVEVVNQNGMTNASKSLYIAQPTISKAIKDLEKELNMTLFDRSKRQLVLTDAGKVFFQKCKEILTLYNDLPKEINSLLGLETGHISIGLSAVMNMNKFIHILGEFHQKYPNVTYNLVENGGKMIETQLINDEIDIGITTLPVDKAIFHSIPLYQEDLKLVLNREHRLAEYKKIDMSMLKDEDFILFNEDFYLNDKIIEAAKNAGFIPNTISKISQWNFIENLLNAHLGVSILPENIVNMLDSSFKNIQLDDPAMRWELGVIWKKDKYLSHATRQWIDFMKKRL; translated from the coding sequence ATGGATATTAAACAAATGAAGTACTTTGTTGAAGTTGTAAACCAAAATGGTATGACAAATGCTTCCAAATCTTTATATATTGCGCAACCCACAATTAGTAAAGCAATAAAAGATTTAGAAAAAGAGTTAAACATGACACTTTTCGATCGTAGTAAACGACAACTTGTACTGACCGATGCGGGAAAAGTATTCTTTCAAAAATGCAAAGAGATACTCACGCTTTATAATGATTTACCAAAAGAAATAAACAGTTTGTTAGGGCTAGAAACTGGGCACATTAGTATTGGTTTATCAGCGGTTATGAATATGAATAAATTCATTCATATACTAGGAGAATTTCATCAAAAATATCCAAATGTAACCTATAATTTAGTGGAGAATGGTGGGAAAATGATAGAAACGCAATTAATCAACGATGAAATAGATATAGGCATCACTACACTACCTGTTGATAAAGCTATTTTCCACTCTATTCCTTTATATCAAGAAGATTTGAAGTTGGTCTTAAATAGAGAACATCGTTTAGCTGAATATAAAAAAATAGATATGAGTATGCTTAAAGATGAGGACTTTATTTTATTTAATGAAGATTTTTATTTAAATGATAAAATCATAGAAGCGGCTAAAAATGCTGGCTTTATACCAAACACTATTTCAAAAATTTCGCAGTGGAATTTTATAGAAAATCTTTTGAATGCCCACCTTGGGGTTAGTATATTGCCAGAAAATATTGTGAATATGCTAGATAGTAGTTTTAAAAATATTCAACTTGATGATCCGGCCATGCGTTGGGAACTTGGCGTGATTTGGAAGAAAGATAAATATTTAAGCCATGCAACGCGGCAGTGGATTGATTTTATGAAAAAAAGATTATAA
- a CDS encoding CidA/LrgA family protein, with translation MQISLKVVRVLLQIIIIMGVTYVGNILQSVLHIPIAGSIVGLILFFLLLQFKIIPSKWVSEGSNFFLTFMVFFFVPSVVGVMDVVSEINLNFILFFVMIVLGTCCVALVSGFIAEKMVKGPRYGNGQN, from the coding sequence TTGCAAATATCACTGAAAGTAGTTAGAGTTTTATTGCAAATAATAATTATAATGGGTGTCACATACGTGGGGAATATTTTGCAAAGTGTTTTGCATATTCCAATCGCAGGAAGTATTGTTGGATTAATTTTATTTTTCCTGCTACTTCAATTTAAAATAATTCCTTCTAAATGGGTAAGTGAAGGTTCTAATTTCTTTTTAACATTTATGGTATTTTTCTTTGTGCCATCAGTTGTTGGTGTCATGGACGTAGTTTCTGAAATTAACTTGAACTTTATACTGTTCTTCGTAATGATTGTTCTAGGAACTTGCTGTGTTGCGCTTGTTTCAGGATTTATCGCTGAAAAAATGGTTAAAGGCCCACGATACGGGAATGGACAAAATTAG
- a CDS encoding LrgB family protein, whose protein sequence is MMILQAALMIGLTLIMFIGAKKLQKKYNSPFLNPALISSIGIVVVLLLFNVDYNGYMIGGKWINYLLNCTVVCLAFPLYQNRHKILEHSAIIFSSVFAAVMLNFIFVYTILKAFGYSKEVIATMLPRSMTAAVGIEVSHQLGGVDTITVMFIVATGLIGSIVGSYLLKLGRFKTSIARGLTYGNASHAFGTARALEIDLESGAFSSIGMILTAVLSSILLPILILFLY, encoded by the coding sequence ATGATGATTTTACAAGCAGCATTAATGATTGGTTTAACACTTATCATGTTTATAGGAGCAAAGAAATTACAGAAAAAGTATAATAGCCCATTTTTAAATCCAGCCTTAATATCATCTATCGGTATTGTTGTTGTATTACTATTATTTAATGTAGATTATAACGGGTATATGATAGGTGGTAAATGGATTAATTATTTATTAAATTGTACAGTTGTATGTTTAGCATTCCCTTTATATCAAAATCGACATAAAATATTAGAACACTCCGCTATTATTTTTAGTAGTGTATTTGCGGCAGTAATGTTAAATTTCATCTTCGTATATACCATATTGAAGGCTTTCGGTTATTCAAAAGAAGTCATTGCAACAATGTTACCAAGATCTATGACCGCAGCGGTAGGGATTGAAGTATCCCATCAGCTTGGTGGTGTAGATACGATTACAGTTATGTTTATCGTGGCAACAGGCTTAATTGGCAGTATTGTCGGTTCTTACCTGTTAAAATTGGGCAGATTTAAGACTTCGATTGCTAGAGGTTTAACTTATGGTAATGCATCACACGCGTTTGGCACAGCGCGGGCACTAGAAATAGATTTAGAATCAGGTGCTTTTAGTTCAATTGGTATGATTTTAACGGCGGTACTCAGTTCAATACTACTACCAATACTCATCCTCTTTTTATATTAA
- a CDS encoding pyruvate oxidase has translation MAKIKANHALVRALKVWDIDHLYGIPGDSIDAVVDSLRTERNNIEFVHVRHEEVASLAAASYTKLTGKIGVALSIGGPGIVHLLNGMYDAKMDNVPQLILAGQTDSTALGTKAFQETDISKMVEDVAVYNRQISENDKDIFGIVNEAIRTAYEKKGVAVLILPNNLLTNKVKDTTNTKVDTAPPARIAPKPRSIKKATKLIDKSKRPVILIGTGAKKAKDEVREFIEAAKIPSIITLPAKGILPDAHPYNIGNLGKIGTKTSYQTIQDADLLIMVGTNYPYVDYLPKKNIKAIQIDTNPENIGHRFDVNVGIIGDSKIALQQLTDSVKHVSNREFLNKTLERKATWDSWMAKDKADESSPIRPERLMDSINQVRTDDAIFSIDVGTSTVWSTRYLDLTVNNKFIISSWLGTMGCALPGAIAAKRAYPNRQVVGIAGDGAFEMVMQDFATAVQYDLPMTIFVLNNQQLSFIKYEQQAAGELEYAIDFTDIDLAKFAESCGGIGYTLKDPNRIDDVVEEAMSQDKPTIVNVYVDPTAAPLPGKIVKDEAINYGKWAYRSITEDKKLDFDEIPPMSTAVKRFF, from the coding sequence ATGGCAAAAATTAAAGCAAATCATGCATTAGTAAGAGCGTTAAAAGTTTGGGACATAGATCATTTATATGGTATTCCAGGAGATTCTATAGATGCAGTCGTGGATAGTTTGAGAACAGAAAGAAATAATATTGAATTTGTTCATGTGCGTCATGAAGAAGTAGCAAGTTTAGCAGCAGCAAGCTACACAAAATTAACTGGGAAAATTGGTGTAGCTTTGAGTATCGGCGGCCCTGGTATCGTTCATTTATTAAACGGTATGTATGATGCAAAAATGGACAATGTGCCACAGTTAATATTAGCTGGTCAAACTGATAGTACAGCATTAGGAACAAAAGCATTCCAAGAAACTGATATTAGTAAAATGGTTGAAGATGTTGCGGTTTATAATCGCCAAATTTCAGAAAATGATAAAGATATCTTTGGTATTGTAAATGAAGCGATTCGCACAGCTTATGAGAAAAAAGGCGTAGCAGTTTTAATATTGCCTAACAACTTATTGACAAACAAAGTGAAAGATACAACAAATACGAAAGTTGATACTGCGCCTCCAGCTCGAATTGCGCCAAAACCACGTAGTATTAAAAAAGCGACAAAACTTATAGATAAAAGTAAACGTCCGGTTATTTTAATTGGCACAGGTGCCAAAAAAGCTAAAGATGAAGTACGTGAATTTATAGAAGCAGCTAAGATTCCTTCAATTATCACGTTGCCGGCTAAAGGTATTTTACCTGATGCACATCCATATAATATTGGTAATTTAGGTAAAATCGGTACAAAAACATCTTATCAAACAATTCAAGATGCGGACTTATTAATTATGGTAGGTACAAATTATCCATACGTTGATTATTTACCTAAAAAAAATATTAAAGCAATCCAGATAGATACAAACCCAGAAAACATTGGACATCGTTTCGATGTCAATGTAGGTATTATTGGAGATAGTAAAATTGCATTACAACAATTAACAGACTCTGTAAAACATGTATCTAATAGAGAGTTCTTGAATAAAACATTAGAAAGAAAAGCAACTTGGGATTCATGGATGGCTAAAGATAAAGCTGACGAAAGTTCACCAATTCGTCCAGAACGTCTTATGGATAGTATCAATCAAGTCAGAACTGATGACGCAATCTTTTCTATCGATGTAGGGACATCAACAGTTTGGTCAACACGTTATTTAGACTTAACAGTGAACAACAAATTTATTATATCAAGTTGGTTAGGTACGATGGGTTGTGCTTTACCAGGTGCAATCGCTGCAAAACGTGCGTATCCAAATCGTCAAGTCGTAGGTATTGCTGGAGATGGTGCTTTTGAAATGGTCATGCAAGATTTTGCGACAGCTGTACAATATGATTTACCGATGACGATATTTGTATTAAATAATCAACAATTATCATTCATTAAATATGAACAGCAAGCAGCTGGTGAATTAGAGTATGCCATTGATTTCACTGATATCGATTTAGCAAAATTTGCTGAAAGTTGTGGTGGTATAGGATATACGTTGAAAGATCCTAATAGAATCGATGATGTAGTAGAAGAAGCTATGTCACAAGATAAACCAACAATAGTGAATGTGTACGTTGATCCAACTGCGGCTCCGCTTCCAGGTAAAATTGTAAAAGATGAAGCAATTAACTACGGTAAATGGGCATATAGATCCATTACTGAAGATAAAAAATTAGACTTTGATGAGATTCCACCAATGTCAACAGCGGTTAAACGTTTCTTCTAA
- a CDS encoding YfcC family protein produces the protein MFKSMFKNIHLKTPHTYALLLLIIIFASLLTYIIPAGEYAREEKGGQTLVVSGSYQEVQQQGVSFFDIFRAIPEGLISGGEIVFYIFLVGGAFGIVHKTGAFENGVNKAMQVLGSFKFLMIPLTMVIFSILGFSIGLAEETIIFVPIGIIIARTLGYDALTGAAMIILGAASGFIGGMLNPFTVGVAQSVAELPMFSGWGLRTIIYLFILTAAIITVMIYAHKVKGDMTKSLVYELEQVEEKKETKMDMPRFTKSQATGLALIIAAIILNVFGIFRYGWSFNEMSANFLLAGLLAGLIGGLGLNGTFDAMIEGMKDILFGAMIVGFAKGIIVILENGKVIDTIVHGMSTLLGDVPSSIVILSMFVLQFLLNFFIPSGSGQALTTMPLMVPISDLLNINRQLTVLAFQYGDAISNILFPTSAILMGALAVGKITYTQWLKFAWKLIIVWVLICSIAMSIALVVGY, from the coding sequence ATGTTTAAATCAATGTTCAAAAATATTCATTTGAAGACACCACATACTTATGCATTATTGTTACTTATAATTATATTTGCAAGTTTACTGACATATATAATTCCAGCAGGGGAGTATGCGCGTGAGGAAAAAGGAGGACAAACACTTGTAGTTTCAGGTTCATATCAAGAAGTTCAACAACAAGGTGTGTCCTTTTTCGACATATTTAGGGCCATACCTGAAGGCTTAATTAGTGGTGGTGAGATAGTCTTTTATATCTTTTTGGTTGGTGGTGCTTTTGGAATTGTACATAAGACAGGCGCTTTTGAAAATGGTGTTAACAAAGCTATGCAAGTGTTGGGTTCATTTAAGTTTCTCATGATTCCATTGACTATGGTTATTTTTTCTATATTAGGATTTTCTATTGGCTTAGCAGAAGAAACCATTATATTTGTGCCTATTGGTATTATTATTGCACGGACATTAGGCTACGATGCACTTACAGGTGCTGCAATGATTATTTTAGGTGCAGCTAGTGGTTTTATAGGTGGTATGCTCAATCCTTTTACAGTTGGTGTTGCACAGTCTGTAGCAGAGTTGCCGATGTTTTCAGGATGGGGTTTAAGAACAATCATTTATCTGTTTATTTTAACTGCAGCTATTATTACAGTAATGATTTATGCACACAAAGTTAAAGGTGACATGACAAAGAGTTTAGTATACGAACTAGAACAAGTCGAAGAAAAGAAAGAAACGAAGATGGACATGCCACGTTTTACGAAAAGTCAGGCTACAGGTTTAGCGCTCATCATTGCAGCTATTATTTTAAACGTGTTTGGCATATTTAGATATGGATGGTCTTTTAATGAAATGAGTGCAAACTTCCTGTTGGCTGGATTGTTAGCAGGTTTAATAGGTGGACTAGGTTTAAATGGCACATTTGATGCAATGATTGAAGGCATGAAAGATATACTCTTCGGTGCGATGATCGTTGGATTTGCTAAAGGGATTATTGTGATACTAGAAAATGGCAAGGTTATTGATACAATCGTACATGGTATGTCAACTTTGTTAGGTGATGTGCCGTCATCTATCGTTATCTTGTCGATGTTTGTCTTACAATTTTTATTGAATTTCTTTATACCATCTGGTTCAGGACAAGCATTAACAACAATGCCTTTAATGGTACCTATTTCAGACTTATTAAATATTAATCGACAACTTACAGTATTGGCCTTTCAATATGGTGATGCAATTAGTAATATTTTATTTCCCACGTCGGCGATACTCATGGGGGCACTGGCAGTGGGGAAAATTACTTACACACAATGGTTAAAATTTGCGTGGAAATTAATTATAGTATGGGTATTGATTTGTAGTATTGCCATGTCTATTGCATTAGTGGTTGGATATTAG
- the ptsG gene encoding glucose-specific PTS transporter subunit IIBC codes for MFKKLFGQLQRIGKALMLPVAILPAAGLLLALGTAFQGEALQSYLPFIKVEGFQNVAKMMEGAGGIIFDNLPIIFALGVAIGLASGDGVAAIAAFVGFIVMNKTMGAFLEITPDNVDDAASGYANVLGIPTLQTGVFGGIIVGALAAWCYNKFYNITLPSYLGFFAGKRFVPIMMATCSFILAFPMAWVWPVIQDGLNTFSEGLLDSNTGIAVFLFGFIKRLLIPFGLHHIFHAPFWFEFGSFKNAAGQIIHGDQRIFIEQIRDNVPLTAGKFMGGEFPVMMFGLPAAALAIYHSAKKANRKVVGGLMLSGALTSFLTGITEPLEFSFLFVAPLLFFIHAVLDGLGFLVMYLLNVHLGYTFSGGFIDFLLLNIMPNRTAWWLVIPVGLVYAVIYYFVFRFVIKKLNYKTPGREDEEMQNSSVAKNELPFEVLHAMGGKENIKHLDACITRLRVEVNDKAKVKVDVLKQLGASGVLEVGNNMQAIFGPKSDQIKHDMARIINGEITRPSETTLTEEDDSKVVKLSESEDNNGVVSQSEIEVCSPGRGKLVPLSEVPDEVFAQKMMGDGVALIPEDGEIVAPFDGTVKTIFPTKHAIGLESKDGLELLIHIGIDTVKLEGKGFERMVATGDTIKKGQLLMKVDLDYVQAHAPSIITPIVITNIENRTLKIESKDMIEPQQLLMTIK; via the coding sequence ATGTTTAAAAAACTTTTTGGACAGCTTCAACGTATTGGTAAAGCATTGATGTTACCAGTCGCTATTTTGCCAGCTGCTGGATTGTTACTAGCTTTAGGCACAGCGTTTCAAGGGGAAGCGTTGCAATCTTATTTACCGTTTATAAAAGTAGAGGGATTTCAAAATGTAGCTAAAATGATGGAAGGTGCGGGGGGAATTATCTTTGATAATTTACCAATCATCTTTGCATTAGGTGTTGCTATAGGGTTAGCCAGTGGAGATGGTGTTGCTGCTATTGCTGCATTTGTAGGATTTATTGTTATGAATAAAACAATGGGCGCATTTTTAGAAATTACGCCTGACAATGTTGATGATGCAGCAAGTGGTTATGCCAATGTCTTAGGGATTCCCACACTACAAACAGGTGTGTTCGGTGGTATTATCGTCGGTGCACTTGCTGCATGGTGTTATAATAAATTTTATAATATTACCTTACCAAGTTATTTAGGCTTTTTTGCGGGTAAACGATTTGTGCCAATTATGATGGCTACATGCTCATTTATACTTGCTTTTCCAATGGCGTGGGTATGGCCAGTCATTCAAGATGGGCTTAATACATTTAGTGAAGGGTTACTCGATTCAAATACTGGAATAGCAGTATTCTTATTTGGATTTATTAAACGTTTATTAATTCCATTTGGATTACATCATATTTTCCATGCGCCATTTTGGTTTGAATTTGGTAGCTTTAAAAATGCTGCAGGTCAAATCATCCATGGTGATCAACGTATCTTTATTGAACAAATTCGTGATAATGTACCATTAACTGCTGGTAAGTTTATGGGTGGAGAATTCCCAGTTATGATGTTTGGTCTTCCAGCTGCAGCTTTAGCGATTTATCATTCAGCTAAGAAGGCAAATAGAAAAGTCGTAGGCGGGTTGATGTTATCCGGTGCTTTAACATCATTCCTTACAGGTATTACAGAACCTTTAGAGTTCTCATTCTTATTTGTTGCTCCATTATTATTCTTTATTCACGCAGTATTAGACGGTTTAGGTTTCTTAGTTATGTATTTACTCAATGTGCATTTAGGCTATACGTTCTCAGGTGGATTTATTGATTTCTTATTACTCAATATCATGCCTAATAGAACAGCGTGGTGGCTAGTTATACCAGTTGGACTGGTCTATGCTGTCATTTATTACTTTGTTTTTAGATTTGTAATTAAAAAATTAAATTACAAAACGCCTGGTAGAGAAGATGAAGAAATGCAAAATAGTTCTGTCGCAAAGAACGAATTGCCGTTTGAAGTATTACACGCAATGGGTGGTAAAGAAAATATTAAACACCTTGATGCTTGTATAACACGATTAAGAGTTGAAGTTAATGATAAAGCAAAAGTGAAAGTTGATGTTTTGAAACAGCTCGGTGCTTCGGGAGTACTTGAAGTTGGAAATAATATGCAAGCAATTTTCGGTCCTAAATCTGATCAAATCAAGCATGACATGGCGAGGATCATAAATGGTGAAATTACAAGACCAAGTGAGACAACATTAACAGAAGAAGATGATAGTAAAGTAGTGAAATTATCTGAGTCTGAAGACAACAATGGCGTAGTATCACAATCAGAAATAGAAGTATGCTCTCCAGGTAGAGGCAAGTTGGTCCCACTCTCTGAAGTACCTGATGAAGTTTTTGCTCAAAAAATGATGGGTGATGGCGTTGCGCTGATACCTGAAGATGGTGAAATTGTTGCACCATTTGATGGTACAGTGAAAACAATTTTTCCAACGAAGCATGCAATTGGATTAGAATCTAAAGATGGTCTTGAATTACTAATTCATATTGGAATTGATACGGTTAAGCTAGAAGGTAAAGGTTTTGAGCGTATGGTTGCTACAGGGGACACGATTAAAAAAGGACAACTATTAATGAAGGTTGACTTAGACTATGTACAAGCACATGCGCCAAGTATTATAACACCTATAGTGATTACAAATATTGAAAATCGTACACTTAAAATTGAAAGTAAAGATATGATAGAACCACAACAACTGTTGATGACAATTAAGTAG
- a CDS encoding GNAT family N-acetyltransferase, giving the protein MKYHLSIEVMPQVKLVQPELYMAEELYHTIKENFSHLAQFLDFLKEDMTIADESAYLKMMMQQQVENKGRLFLIYHNDKLIGTVDLHKIDNKNKKAEIGYWIAKGYTGKSIITTCVKYICDFSFEVMGLNKLIIMADLRNKASKKVAEKVGFTFVSTDFEDVFDGETYRDMNRYILLRKDYF; this is encoded by the coding sequence ATGAAATATCATTTATCAATAGAAGTTATGCCTCAAGTTAAACTCGTACAACCAGAGTTATATATGGCTGAAGAATTGTACCATACGATTAAAGAAAACTTTTCACATTTAGCACAGTTTTTAGACTTTTTGAAAGAAGATATGACAATTGCGGATGAAAGTGCATATTTGAAGATGATGATGCAACAACAAGTTGAGAATAAAGGGAGATTATTTCTAATCTATCATAATGATAAATTAATAGGGACAGTGGACTTACATAAAATTGACAATAAAAATAAAAAAGCTGAGATTGGCTATTGGATTGCCAAAGGATATACAGGAAAATCTATTATCACGACATGTGTGAAATATATTTGTGATTTCTCCTTTGAAGTAATGGGCTTAAATAAACTTATTATTATGGCAGACTTAAGGAACAAAGCGAGTAAGAAAGTTGCAGAAAAAGTTGGTTTCACGTTTGTATCTACTGATTTTGAGGACGTGTTTGATGGCGAGACCTATCGTGATATGAATCGATATATATTATTGAGAAAAGATTATTTTTAA
- a CDS encoding VOC family protein has translation MNTTRGINHIGLTVPNIEAATLFFKEALGGRIAYDSQTTANPPREGRFVEQVLGIEKGAKIIKKRMLVFNHGPNIELFEFKEANQRNPESLQDIGYTHLSFYVDNFDYAFKRIKLAGGVPISEPHANTKYEDTKDNKTVYVRAPWGSLIELQTIPNGYYYPEDSEAEVFIPEK, from the coding sequence ATGAACACGACTAGAGGAATTAACCATATTGGTTTAACTGTTCCCAATATTGAAGCAGCAACTTTATTTTTTAAAGAAGCTTTAGGTGGGAGAATTGCGTATGATAGTCAAACAACAGCTAATCCTCCACGTGAAGGTAGATTTGTAGAACAGGTATTAGGAATAGAAAAAGGAGCGAAAATTATAAAAAAGCGTATGTTGGTATTTAACCATGGGCCTAATATAGAGTTGTTTGAATTTAAAGAAGCGAACCAAAGAAATCCAGAATCATTACAAGATATAGGCTACACACATTTGTCATTTTATGTAGATAATTTTGATTATGCGTTTAAACGTATAAAATTAGCAGGAGGTGTCCCTATTTCTGAACCGCATGCAAATACAAAATATGAAGATACTAAAGACAATAAAACTGTATATGTACGTGCACCATGGGGAAGTTTGATAGAATTACAAACCATACCGAATGGCTATTATTATCCAGAAGATAGTGAAGCTGAAGTATTCATACCTGAAAAATAA
- a CDS encoding D-cysteine desulfhydrase family protein has protein sequence MLQRKLNIANLNTPIHKLEHLSQTLGKDIYIKRDDFTGTEISGNKVRKLEYTIQYVLDHGYDTVITTGAITSNHARATAALCAQFNIECHLVLRGTNTEYEGNLFLEAMLGAHIHIIKPSESREEAMNILYSKLEQEGKTPFLIPVGASDWIGTHGYVNAYEEIIEQEAELGIKFDSINLAVGSGGTYAGLWYGNASNNLATKIIGYAVDQSTEDFEQKVKEIVKQLDQNILSFNTLHINDNYVGLGYGQATDEELQFYINIAKTEGIILDPIYTGKAFSGLVQEIKQGNYDDQQAILFIHTGGIYGYTQEMRERIKQLLPDISDAV, from the coding sequence ATGTTACAACGTAAATTAAATATTGCCAATTTAAACACACCTATACATAAGTTAGAGCATTTAAGCCAAACGCTTGGTAAAGATATATATATCAAAAGGGATGATTTCACTGGGACAGAAATATCTGGAAATAAAGTACGGAAATTAGAGTATACAATACAATATGTCTTAGATCATGGTTATGACACTGTGATTACTACTGGGGCAATCACTTCGAATCATGCACGAGCAACCGCTGCACTTTGCGCGCAATTTAATATAGAATGTCATCTTGTATTGAGAGGAACAAATACGGAATATGAAGGTAATTTATTTTTAGAGGCGATGTTAGGTGCTCATATCCATATCATTAAACCGAGTGAATCTAGAGAAGAAGCGATGAATATATTATATAGCAAGCTTGAGCAAGAAGGAAAGACACCATTTCTTATTCCAGTAGGCGCATCAGATTGGATTGGCACGCATGGCTATGTTAATGCTTATGAAGAAATTATTGAGCAAGAAGCTGAATTAGGCATTAAATTCGATTCTATTAATTTAGCTGTAGGTTCTGGTGGCACATATGCAGGACTTTGGTACGGTAATGCAAGTAACAACTTGGCAACTAAGATTATAGGGTATGCTGTAGATCAAAGCACAGAGGACTTTGAACAAAAAGTAAAAGAGATTGTGAAACAGTTAGATCAAAATATACTATCTTTTAATACATTACATATCAATGATAACTATGTAGGACTTGGATATGGTCAAGCGACAGATGAAGAACTACAATTCTATATTAATATTGCTAAAACGGAAGGGATTATTTTGGATCCTATATATACCGGCAAAGCGTTTAGTGGATTAGTTCAAGAAATAAAACAAGGGAACTATGATGACCAACAAGCAATCTTATTTATTCATACAGGTGGAATTTATGGTTATACTCAAGAAATGAGAGAGCGTATAAAACAACTATTACCTGATATTTCAGATGCAGTATAA
- a CDS encoding thioredoxin family protein, translating into MKQDLVTIEDFHDFIVSHDLAVIHVMRDRCSVCRAILPQIEGLVNDFPQVALGVINQSHLEAIASELSIYTAPVDLIYLKGKEMHRQGRFIDMQQFEHQLELLTYNGDYS; encoded by the coding sequence ATGAAACAAGATTTGGTTACGATTGAAGATTTTCATGATTTTATAGTAAGTCATGATCTTGCTGTAATACATGTGATGAGAGATAGGTGTAGTGTATGTCGGGCAATATTACCACAAATCGAAGGTCTTGTGAACGATTTCCCGCAAGTGGCATTAGGTGTGATTAACCAGAGTCATTTAGAAGCAATTGCAAGTGAGTTATCTATATATACGGCGCCAGTAGACTTGATCTATTTAAAAGGAAAAGAAATGCATAGACAAGGTCGTTTTATTGATATGCAACAATTTGAGCATCAATTGGAGTTGTTGACTTATAATGGTGACTATTCATGA
- a CDS encoding GNAT family N-acetyltransferase → MRVERICPNEAEALYDCMKQIDQEAQYMLYLPEERTFNKDKLVEHLRYQFYIGVKTEDNKIMGYLSVHMSTLYKLKHIGYISIGLVEELQQQGLATKMFEETIKWAQRKGLRRLELTVITYNTPAIKFYEKLGFKIEGIKRESIYMNEHFYDELYMAMMLNEMNITKSDNLW, encoded by the coding sequence ATGCGCGTAGAAAGAATATGTCCTAATGAAGCGGAAGCACTTTATGACTGTATGAAGCAGATAGATCAAGAAGCACAGTATATGCTCTATCTTCCAGAAGAACGCACATTCAATAAAGATAAATTAGTTGAGCATCTTAGATATCAGTTTTATATAGGTGTCAAAACAGAAGATAATAAAATCATGGGTTATTTGTCTGTACATATGAGTACTTTATATAAATTGAAACACATTGGTTACATTAGCATAGGATTAGTGGAAGAACTTCAACAGCAAGGATTGGCGACTAAAATGTTTGAAGAAACGATTAAATGGGCGCAACGTAAGGGGTTAAGACGTTTAGAGTTAACGGTGATTACTTACAATACACCAGCTATAAAATTCTATGAAAAGTTAGGATTTAAAATTGAAGGTATTAAACGTGAGTCTATTTATATGAATGAGCATTTCTATGATGAATTATATATGGCAATGATGTTAAATGAAATGAATATAACAAAATCTGATAATTTATGGTAA